The sequence below is a genomic window from Halococcus saccharolyticus DSM 5350.
CCAATGTGGTTCGAGCAGGAAGACCCAGAGGAAGAAGGGGTCGTTTGTGGCAGCGACGCTCTCGATTAGCTCTTCGTAGTAGTCCTCCCATGTCATCGAGACATCGCCCCGACCGACCAAGTTGAGGCCGAACCGGAGTCCGGCGACGAACCGGCCCCGCAGCCACCGCGAGACGATTGCGGACCGGAGTCGTGCGCTCGTGTCTAGGAAGTCCTCGAACCGATCGAATCCCCGGTCGAACCCGAAGTACCGCGACGTGAACGGGTTCGGCGTGAAGCCGATCGTCGAGTAGCCGGTCGCCGAGAGCCGTTCGGGGACCGTCCGCCCGCGCGAGAGGTGGTCACGGATGTGGTCACGGCTGGCGACGCCGTGGTGAACGTCGGCGATGCCTTCACCCGTAAACACCGCGGGCATTGACTCGGGCGTCGATGGTCCAGGAGCGATGGCGTTTTCGAAGACGACACCTTCCGTAGCCATCGCGTCGAGGATTGGTGTGGTCTCGCGCTCGTAGCCCATGAACGAACAGTGATCCGCACGGAGGCTGTCGACAGTCACGAGGACGATGTTCCGACTCATTGGGCGACTGCCTCGTAGTAGCGCTCCAGCTCCCGGACGATCGTGGTCCAGTCGTGGTTCGTCTCGATCAGCCGTCGAGCGTTTCGTGCGTAGCGTCGCTGTCGCTCCGGGTCCGAGAGCAGTTCGAGCGTTGCGGTTGCGAAGGACGACGCGTCCTCGGCGACGGAGACGTGCCGTCCGTCTTCCACGTCGATACCCTGGATGCCGACTGGCGTGGTCACCATCGGCTTGCCCATCGCCATCGCGTGCAGCGCCTTCATCCGGACGCCGGTTCCGACGCGGATGGGAATCACGACCACCGACGCACGGTCGATGTAGGTATGGATGTCCTCGACGAATCCGGTGACGGTGACGCCCTCGACCGCGTCGAGTGCCGCGACTGCGTCCGTGGGATCCTTACCGACGATCTCCACCACTGCATCGGGCAGCTCCGCCCGGATGCGTGGGAGCACCTCCTCGACGAACCAGACGGCAGCGTCCTCGTTCGGGTGGTAGTCCATACTCCCGAAGAAAGTGATTCGATCGGGGTCGGAATCGACCGTCGCCGGCTCGAACTGCGAGAGATCGACGCCCGCCGGAAGGACCTCGATCCGCCCACCGGCACCGTACTGCCGGAGTCGGTCGCGGTCCTCGGCCGTGATCGTCAGCGTGAGGCCACTCTCCTGTGGAATAGCTCCCTCGAACTGCCTCGTCTTTCGATACTGGAGAAACGCGTACGCTGCCTTGGCTGGATTGTTCGTATACCGTGCGTACTGCCGATAGATCGTGGACTTCACGTTGTTGAATCGAATGACGGTGGGCGTGTCGTCGCCGAGAGACGAGGCCAGATGCGAGGTCTGGAGTGCGTGCAGATGCACGATGTCCGCCCGGTCGAGGGTCGCCTCGACGGCTGCGGTGTACTCGGTCGTGCGTGCTTTCATCACCGGTAACGGCTCCCTCGTGAAGACGTTTGCAGCGAGGTTTCGCGGCGTCCGGTTCGGCAGCCCGGCAACGGGCTGGACGGTACAGCCGACCGCCGACTCCATCGCTCGCGCCTGGTCGGTATCGTCACAGTACGAGATCAACTGGAGGTCGTGCCCCCGATCGACGAGTCCCTCGATGATTCCGAAGGTCTCTGCCCGTCCTCCCGAGTTCGGCGGGTAGGGTATCCTGTGTGTGCAGAAGCAGACGTTCATCCTTCGACG
It includes:
- a CDS encoding glycosyltransferase, producing the protein MNVCFCTHRIPYPPNSGGRAETFGIIEGLVDRGHDLQLISYCDDTDQARAMESAVGCTVQPVAGLPNRTPRNLAANVFTREPLPVMKARTTEYTAAVEATLDRADIVHLHALQTSHLASSLGDDTPTVIRFNNVKSTIYRQYARYTNNPAKAAYAFLQYRKTRQFEGAIPQESGLTLTITAEDRDRLRQYGAGGRIEVLPAGVDLSQFEPATVDSDPDRITFFGSMDYHPNEDAAVWFVEEVLPRIRAELPDAVVEIVGKDPTDAVAALDAVEGVTVTGFVEDIHTYIDRASVVVIPIRVGTGVRMKALHAMAMGKPMVTTPVGIQGIDVEDGRHVSVAEDASSFATATLELLSDPERQRRYARNARRLIETNHDWTTIVRELERYYEAVAQ